The following proteins are co-located in the Rattus norvegicus strain BN/NHsdMcwi chromosome X, GRCr8, whole genome shotgun sequence genome:
- the Tktl1 gene encoding transketolase-like protein 1 isoform X2: MSEAEASVGMAHDAGPDEKTLQVLRDMANRLRIRFIRTTSSSTTSYLTPCSSAAEIMSVLFFYTMRYKQEDPENPDNDRCILSKGIPFVKVATGWPGQGLGAARGMAYTGKYFDQASYRVFCLLGDEESTEGSVWEAFAFASYYNLDNLMAIFDVNRIGHSSSMSVEHCVGIYQKRCEAFGWNTYVVDGRNVETLCRVFSQAAQVRGKPTAVVAKTFKARGMPNVEDAESWHGRPMPKERADAIIKLIESQIQSNKILVPSPPIENSPQINIMDIHMASPPAYVADDMVGKRCRILNNIYFIIVFFFLNTQESSFTN; this comes from the exons ATGTCAGAAGCTGAGGCAAGCGTTGGGATGGCCCACGATGCTGGGCCTGATGAAAAGACATTGCAGGTGTTGCGGGACATGGCCAACCGCCTGCGAATCCGTTTTATCAGGACCACAAGTTCCTCGACCACTAG CTATCTCACACCATGCAGCAGTGCTGCTGAGATCATGTCTGTGCTATTTTTCTATACAATGAGATATAAACAGGAAGACCCTGAAAACCCAGACAATGACCGATGCATCCTTTCAAAG GGAATACCGTTTGTTAAAGTAGCAACAGGATGGCCTGGGCAAGGACTAGGAGCTGCCCGTGGGATGGCATATACTGGCAAGTACTTTGACCAAGCCAG CTACCGGGTGTTCTGTCTTCTGGGGGATGAAGAGTCCACAGAAGGCTCTGTTTGGGAGGCATTTGCCTTTGCATCCTACTACAATCTGGACAATCTTATGGCAATCTTTGATGTGAACCGCATTGGACACAGTAGCTCCATGTCTGTTGAGCACTGCGTTGGCATCTACCAGAAGCGTTGTGAAGCCTTTGG GTGGAATACTTACGTGGTGGATGGCCGTAATGTGGAGACCCTATGCCGTGTATTCTCACAGGCAGCTCAAGTAAGAGGCAAGCCCACTGCTGTGGTTGCCAAAACCTTCAAGGCCCGAGGCATGCCAA ATGTTGAGGATGCAGAAAGTTGGCATGGAAGGCCAATGCCAAAAGAAAGAGCAGATGCAATTATCAAATTAATTGAGAGCCAGATACAGTCCAACAAAATTCTTGTACCTTCACCCCCTATTGAGAACTCACCTCAAATTAACATCATGGATATACATATGGCCTCGCCCCCTGCTTATGTAGCTGATGACATGGTAGGCAAAAGATGTAGAATATTGaataacatatattttataattgtttttttcttccttaatacACAGGAATCGTCATTTACCAATTAG